A genome region from Manihot esculenta cultivar AM560-2 chromosome 5, M.esculenta_v8, whole genome shotgun sequence includes the following:
- the LOC110614621 gene encoding rop guanine nucleotide exchange factor 3 gives MDTSSNYDDNSDQGYHPSPSSLDQTETPRFSTTSGDSFLFRRVYSQTSAFSDPTDDNSYSSEPSPCHWSENRSSPHNQPVLGRLAMKQRKQIIDDHESVDTELEMMKERFAKLLLGEDMSGSGKGVCTAVTISNSITNLYATVFGQNLRLEPLNPEKKAMWKREMDCLLSVCDYIVEFVPKSQNLKNGSALEFMETIPRSDIYINLPALRKLDAMLIEILDGFQETEFWYAEQGSMSSNSTRSGSFRRIIVQRKEEKWWVPVPCVPPGGVSEKSRKHLRHKRDCANQIHKAAMAINSSVLAEMDIPDTYMASLPKSGRASLGDIIYRYMSATDKFSPDHVLNCLNVASEHEALELADRVEASMYTWRRKACMNHSKSSWEMVKDLMSDIDRTDKNHVLAERAESLLFCLKQRYPELSQTSLDTCKIQYNRDVGKAILESYSRVLEGLAFNIVAWIEDVQFVDKSVRKQGHK, from the exons ATGGATACTTCATCGAATTATGATGATAATTCTGATCAGGGTTATCATCCATCACCTTCTTCTTTGGATCAAACTGAAACTCCAAGGTTCTCAACAACCAGTGGCGATTCTTTCTTGTTTCGCCGGGTTTATTCACAGACCTCTGCCTTCTCTGACCCCACAGACGACAACAGCTATTCTAGTGAACCTTCTCCTTGTCACTGGTCAGAAAACAGATCCTCACCCCATAATCAGCCTGTTCTTGGAAGGCTAGCTATGAAGCAAAGAAAGCAAATAATCGATGATCATGAATCAGTAGATACAG AACTTGAGATGATGAAAGAAAGATTCGCCAAGCTCTTGCTCGGTGAAGACATGTCTGGAAGTGGCAAAGGCGTCTGTACGGCAGTCACAATCTCAAATTCCATAACCAATCTCTATG CAACTGTATTCGGACAGAATTTGAGGTTGGAGCCACTGAATCCTGAGAAAAAGGCTATGTGGAAGAGAGAAATGGATTGTCTTCTTTCTGTTTGTGATTACATTGTAGAATTTGTCCCAAAGTCGCAGAATCTGAAAAATGGATCAGCTCTCGAG TTCATGGAGACCATACCACGTTCAGACATTTATATCAACCTTCCCGCATTAAGAAAGCTCGATGCAATGCTAATT GAAATACTGGACGGTTTCCAGGAAACAGAATTCTGGTATGCAGAACAGGGAAGCATGTCATCGAATTCAACTCGTTCAGGTTCGTTTCGCAGAATTATTGTTCAGCGGAAAGAGGAGAAGTGGTGGGTGCCAGTTCCATGTGTTCCTCCAGGTGGTGTCTCTGAGAAGTCAAGGAAGCACTTGAGACATAAACGGGACTGTGCTAATCAAATTCACAAAGCAGCCATGGCTATAAATAGTAGTGTTCTTGCTGAGATGGATATTCCAGACACATACATGGCATCTCTTCCTAAG AGTGGAAGAGCAAGTCTTGGGGACATAATTTACCGTTACATGTCTGCAACAGACAAATTTTCACCCGACCATGTTCTCAACTGTCTCAATGTAGCATCAGAGCATGAAGCACTTGAGCTTGCAGATCGAGTAGAAGCTTCAATGTACACATGGAGGCGTAAAGCATGCAtgaatcattcaaaatcatcttGGGAAATGGTAAAAGATCTAATGTCCGACATTGATCGGACCGACAAAAATCACGTTTTAGCAGAAAGAGCAGAGAGCTTGCTCTTCTGCTTGAAGCAGAGGTATCCTGAACTTTCACAGACATCCTTGGACACGTGCAAGATACAGTACAATAGA GATGTGGGAAAAGCAATTCTAGAGAGCTACTCAAGAGTTTTGGAAGGCCTAGCATTCAACATAGTTGCGTGGATTGAAGATGTTCAGTTTGTAGATAAATCTGTGAGAAAGCAAGGTCATAAATGA
- the LOC110614622 gene encoding elicitor-responsive protein 3 isoform X3 has protein sequence MRVDHLVIGTPAYYVVTQCGNKVHKSKVSLVLAFRHAGKDEEARWNEKFRFEFPLIDWKYLTHLKFRIMDKEFLRHGGFVGETIIYIGGMIADGIDEGILEVKPVPYNVVLEDDTYKGEIKVGLKFITNKEMPTEETASVTPVNEPRQSFCRYIINHLKSSWSRFYFYCSQLITRNKPKEN, from the exons ATGAGGG TTGATCATTTGGTTATAGGAACACCAGCCTACTATGTCGTCACACAATGTGGAAATAAAGTACATAAAAGCAAAGTATCATTAG TGCTTGCATTTCGTCATGCAGGAAAAGATGAAGAAGCACGGTGGAATGAGAAATTCAGGTTTGAATTTCCACTAATTGATTGGAAATACCTGACCCATCTGAAATTCAGAATCATGGATAAGGAATTCCTCAGACATGGTGGATTTGTCGGTGAAACaat AATTTACATTGGAGGAATGATAGCTGACGGAATTGATGAAGGAATTCTAGAAGTAAAACCAGTTCCATACAATGTGGTGCTTGAAGATGACACTTACAAAGGAGAGATAAAAGTTGGGCTCAAATTCATTACCAAT AAAGAAATGCCTACAGAAGAAACAGCGTCCGTGACACCAGTCAATGAACCAAGACAATCATTCTGCAGATATATAATCAATCACTTGAAATCTTCATGGTCAAGGTTCTATTTTTATTGTAGTCAATTGATAACCAGGAATAAGCCAAAGGAAAATTAG
- the LOC110614622 gene encoding elicitor-responsive protein 3 isoform X5 — protein sequence MRVDHLVIGTPAYYVVTQCGNKVHKSKVSLGKDEEARWNEKFRFEFPLIDWKYLTHLKFRIMDKEFLRHGGFVGETIIYIGGMIADGIDEGILEVKPVPYNVVLEDDTYKGEIKVGLKFITNKEMPTEETASVTPVNEPRQSFCRYIINHLKSSWSRFYFYCSQLITRNKPKEN from the exons ATGAGGG TTGATCATTTGGTTATAGGAACACCAGCCTACTATGTCGTCACACAATGTGGAAATAAAGTACATAAAAGCAAAGTATCATTAG GAAAAGATGAAGAAGCACGGTGGAATGAGAAATTCAGGTTTGAATTTCCACTAATTGATTGGAAATACCTGACCCATCTGAAATTCAGAATCATGGATAAGGAATTCCTCAGACATGGTGGATTTGTCGGTGAAACaat AATTTACATTGGAGGAATGATAGCTGACGGAATTGATGAAGGAATTCTAGAAGTAAAACCAGTTCCATACAATGTGGTGCTTGAAGATGACACTTACAAAGGAGAGATAAAAGTTGGGCTCAAATTCATTACCAAT AAAGAAATGCCTACAGAAGAAACAGCGTCCGTGACACCAGTCAATGAACCAAGACAATCATTCTGCAGATATATAATCAATCACTTGAAATCTTCATGGTCAAGGTTCTATTTTTATTGTAGTCAATTGATAACCAGGAATAAGCCAAAGGAAAATTAG
- the LOC110614622 gene encoding elicitor-responsive protein 3 isoform X2, which yields MHARCTCSKMEKGILEVLLVRAERIRHTNLVGTPAYYVVTQCGNKVHKSKVSLGKDEEARWNEKFRFEFPLIDWKYLTHLKFRIMDKEFLRHGGFVGETIIYIGGMIADGIDEGILEVKPVPYNVVLEDDTYKGEIKVGLKFITNKEMPTEETASVTPVNEPRQSFCRYIINHLKSSWSRFYFYCSQLITRNKPKEN from the exons ATGCATGCTAGGTGTACCTGTTCAAAAATGGAAAAaggaatccttgaagtgctacTTGTTCGAGCTGAACGCATTCGGCACACAAACCTTGTTG GAACACCAGCCTACTATGTCGTCACACAATGTGGAAATAAAGTACATAAAAGCAAAGTATCATTAG GAAAAGATGAAGAAGCACGGTGGAATGAGAAATTCAGGTTTGAATTTCCACTAATTGATTGGAAATACCTGACCCATCTGAAATTCAGAATCATGGATAAGGAATTCCTCAGACATGGTGGATTTGTCGGTGAAACaat AATTTACATTGGAGGAATGATAGCTGACGGAATTGATGAAGGAATTCTAGAAGTAAAACCAGTTCCATACAATGTGGTGCTTGAAGATGACACTTACAAAGGAGAGATAAAAGTTGGGCTCAAATTCATTACCAAT AAAGAAATGCCTACAGAAGAAACAGCGTCCGTGACACCAGTCAATGAACCAAGACAATCATTCTGCAGATATATAATCAATCACTTGAAATCTTCATGGTCAAGGTTCTATTTTTATTGTAGTCAATTGATAACCAGGAATAAGCCAAAGGAAAATTAG
- the LOC110614622 gene encoding elicitor-responsive protein 3 isoform X6, with protein MRGTPAYYVVTQCGNKVHKSKVSLGKDEEARWNEKFRFEFPLIDWKYLTHLKFRIMDKEFLRHGGFVGETIIYIGGMIADGIDEGILEVKPVPYNVVLEDDTYKGEIKVGLKFITNKEMPTEETASVTPVNEPRQSFCRYIINHLKSSWSRFYFYCSQLITRNKPKEN; from the exons ATGAGGG GAACACCAGCCTACTATGTCGTCACACAATGTGGAAATAAAGTACATAAAAGCAAAGTATCATTAG GAAAAGATGAAGAAGCACGGTGGAATGAGAAATTCAGGTTTGAATTTCCACTAATTGATTGGAAATACCTGACCCATCTGAAATTCAGAATCATGGATAAGGAATTCCTCAGACATGGTGGATTTGTCGGTGAAACaat AATTTACATTGGAGGAATGATAGCTGACGGAATTGATGAAGGAATTCTAGAAGTAAAACCAGTTCCATACAATGTGGTGCTTGAAGATGACACTTACAAAGGAGAGATAAAAGTTGGGCTCAAATTCATTACCAAT AAAGAAATGCCTACAGAAGAAACAGCGTCCGTGACACCAGTCAATGAACCAAGACAATCATTCTGCAGATATATAATCAATCACTTGAAATCTTCATGGTCAAGGTTCTATTTTTATTGTAGTCAATTGATAACCAGGAATAAGCCAAAGGAAAATTAG
- the LOC110614622 gene encoding elicitor-responsive protein 3 isoform X1, producing the protein MHARCTCSKMEKGILEVLLVRAERIRHTNLVGTPAYYVVTQCGNKVHKSKVSLVLAFRHAGKDEEARWNEKFRFEFPLIDWKYLTHLKFRIMDKEFLRHGGFVGETIIYIGGMIADGIDEGILEVKPVPYNVVLEDDTYKGEIKVGLKFITNKEMPTEETASVTPVNEPRQSFCRYIINHLKSSWSRFYFYCSQLITRNKPKEN; encoded by the exons ATGCATGCTAGGTGTACCTGTTCAAAAATGGAAAAaggaatccttgaagtgctacTTGTTCGAGCTGAACGCATTCGGCACACAAACCTTGTTG GAACACCAGCCTACTATGTCGTCACACAATGTGGAAATAAAGTACATAAAAGCAAAGTATCATTAG TGCTTGCATTTCGTCATGCAGGAAAAGATGAAGAAGCACGGTGGAATGAGAAATTCAGGTTTGAATTTCCACTAATTGATTGGAAATACCTGACCCATCTGAAATTCAGAATCATGGATAAGGAATTCCTCAGACATGGTGGATTTGTCGGTGAAACaat AATTTACATTGGAGGAATGATAGCTGACGGAATTGATGAAGGAATTCTAGAAGTAAAACCAGTTCCATACAATGTGGTGCTTGAAGATGACACTTACAAAGGAGAGATAAAAGTTGGGCTCAAATTCATTACCAAT AAAGAAATGCCTACAGAAGAAACAGCGTCCGTGACACCAGTCAATGAACCAAGACAATCATTCTGCAGATATATAATCAATCACTTGAAATCTTCATGGTCAAGGTTCTATTTTTATTGTAGTCAATTGATAACCAGGAATAAGCCAAAGGAAAATTAG
- the LOC110614622 gene encoding elicitor-responsive protein 3 isoform X4 gives MRGTPAYYVVTQCGNKVHKSKVSLVLAFRHAGKDEEARWNEKFRFEFPLIDWKYLTHLKFRIMDKEFLRHGGFVGETIIYIGGMIADGIDEGILEVKPVPYNVVLEDDTYKGEIKVGLKFITNKEMPTEETASVTPVNEPRQSFCRYIINHLKSSWSRFYFYCSQLITRNKPKEN, from the exons ATGAGGG GAACACCAGCCTACTATGTCGTCACACAATGTGGAAATAAAGTACATAAAAGCAAAGTATCATTAG TGCTTGCATTTCGTCATGCAGGAAAAGATGAAGAAGCACGGTGGAATGAGAAATTCAGGTTTGAATTTCCACTAATTGATTGGAAATACCTGACCCATCTGAAATTCAGAATCATGGATAAGGAATTCCTCAGACATGGTGGATTTGTCGGTGAAACaat AATTTACATTGGAGGAATGATAGCTGACGGAATTGATGAAGGAATTCTAGAAGTAAAACCAGTTCCATACAATGTGGTGCTTGAAGATGACACTTACAAAGGAGAGATAAAAGTTGGGCTCAAATTCATTACCAAT AAAGAAATGCCTACAGAAGAAACAGCGTCCGTGACACCAGTCAATGAACCAAGACAATCATTCTGCAGATATATAATCAATCACTTGAAATCTTCATGGTCAAGGTTCTATTTTTATTGTAGTCAATTGATAACCAGGAATAAGCCAAAGGAAAATTAG
- the LOC110614347 gene encoding gibberellin 20-oxidase-like protein, protein MPDCCKTSVELPILDISKPLLHPSSLSSLAEACKKWGFFHIKNHGISKQLYNKIYSYSQDMFNLPSDAKLELGPSSSLKTYTPHFIASPFFESLRVSGPNFFASAQSSANVLFNQQSCEFSEALQEYGNKMTELSKRIIEILLLSLEDGLDHKKYYESEFKNGHGYLRIINYTPPKCLDDEVEGLGMHTDMSCVTIVYQDQIGGLQVKSKQGKWMDISPCEETLVVNIGDMLQAWSNEKFRSSEHRVVLKQPVNRFSLAFFWCFEDEKMILAPDEVVGEGHARIYKPFVCSDYLKFRESSERGKFEKVGFTVRDFAGINL, encoded by the exons ATGCCTGACTGCTGCAAAACTTCTGTTGAGCTTCCCATTCTTGACATTTCCAAGCCGTTATTACATCCATCTTCTCTGTCCTCCCTTGCTGAAGCCTGCAAAAAATGGggtttttttcatataaaaaatcatGGAATCTCCAAACAACTTTACAACAAAATCTATTCGTATTCGCAGGATATGTTTAACCTTCCTTCTGATGCAAAACTTGAACTGGGCCCTTCATCTTCTTTGAAAACTTATACTCCTCATTTCATTGCTTCCCCTTTCTTTGAGAGTCTCCGAGTTTCAGGACCTAACTTCTTTGCATCTGCTCAGAGTTCTGCAAACGTCCTTTTTAATCAACAGAGCTGCGAATTTAG cGAGGCGCTTCAGGAATATGGGAACAAGATGACAGAGCTATCAAAAAGAATCATAGAGAttctcttgctgagcttggaaGATGGCCTTGACCATAAGAAGTACTATGAATCAGAATTCAAGAATGGCCATGGATATTTGAGGATTATAAACTACACACCTCCAAAATGTCTGGATGATGAGGTTGAGGGCCTCGGGATGCATACAGATATGAGCTGCGTAACGATTGTATACCAAGACCAAATTGGTGGGCTTCAGGTGAAATCTAAGCAAGGGAAGTGGATGGACATAAGTCCCTGTGAGGAGACTTTGGTGGTGAACATAGGAGATATGTTGCAAGCTTGGAGCAATGAGAAATTTAGATCATCAGAACATCGAGTTGTTTTGAAGCAACCAGTTAACCGATTCTCTCTTGCTTTTTTCTGGTGCTTTGAGGATGAGAAGATGATCTTGGCACCAGATGAAGTAGTTGGAGAAGGACATGCAAGAATTTACAAGCCCTTTGTTTGTtcagattatttaaaattcagagAAAGCAGTGAGAGAGGGAAGTTTGAAAAGGTTGGCTTTACTGTCAGAGATTTCGCCGGAATAAATCTCTGA
- the LOC110615767 gene encoding transcription factor EGL1 isoform X1, whose product MSSAMADTEKSQEVVTENLRKQLAVAVRSIQWSYAIFWSLSTRQKGVLEWVDGYYNGDIKTRKTVQALELKHDEIGLQRSEQLRELYTSLLECETDQQAKRPSAALSPEDLSDAEWYYLLCMSFLFSPGQSLPGRALENRETIWLCNAQYADNKVFSRSLLAKSASIQTVVCFPHLGGVAELGVTELVAEDPSLIQHIKASLLEFSKPVCAAKSLSAPHSADDDKGPVCVQVDCETVYASEDLHHPADTQGNGQQELNMDSADDCSNGFEKNHRAEDSILEYINGGTSHVQSWHFTDGELSNGAEGSVTSSDCMSEAVANEGNSLSCPKDKNISHFQLKELQEGNNRKFSSLDLGASDNLHYRRTLSLVLRSSTQLSGNSCFCSGNHKSNFFTWKKGAFNGHKPQLQQNMLKKILFTIPLMHSGSSLRPHIEDGGEDSFRKLKSNEICQGLKLMIHSVSEMNKASIVNDMIKYLQELEARVEELESCMDLAEYTAGPRRNDLDMVEQTSDNYENKNTDNEKKLWTSKRKASDIYETVTELDEMVSDQDVPSNVKVSMREKEVEVEMKCSYREYILLDIMDEINNLHLDVHSVQSSTIDGILTVTLKSKFRGAAVAPAGMIKQALLKIGCN is encoded by the exons ATGTCTTCTGCAATGGCTGATACTGAGAAAAGCCAGGAGGTGGTGACAGAGAACTTGAGGAAACAGCTTGCAGTTGCTGTGAGGAGTATCCAGTGGAGCTATGCAATTTTCTGGTCACTGTCAACTAGGCAAAAAGG GGTACTGGAGTGGGTGGATGGGTACTATAATGGAGACATCAAGACAAGGAAGACAGTACAAGCTCTGGAGCTGAAACATGACGAAATAGGATTACAGAGAAGTGAGCAGCTGAGAGAACTTTATACATCTCTTCTTGAATGTGAAACTGACCAGCAGGCTAAGAGGCCTTCTGCTGCGTTGTCTCCAGAGGATCTTTCTGATGCAGAGTGGTATTACTTGCTTTGCATGTCCTTCCTGTTCAGTCCTGGTCAAAG TTTGCCAGGAAGAGCATTAGAAAATAGAGAAACCATTTGGTTGTGCAATGCTCAGTATGCAGACAATAAAGTATTTTCTCGCTCTCTGCTTGCCAAG AGTGCATCTATTCAG ACTGTGGTATGCTTTCCCCACCTCGGTGGAGTAGCTGAGCTGGGTGTAACTGAACTG GTTGCTGAGGATCCTAGCCTCATTCAACACATCAAGGCTTCCTTATTAGAATTTTCGAAGCCTGTTTGCGCTGCAAAATCTTTGTCTGCTCCTCATAGTGCAGATGATGATAAAGGCCCAGTATGCGTTCAAGTTGACTGCGAGACAGTATATGCTTCAGAGGACCTGCATCACCCTGCAGATACGCAAGGAAATGGGCAACAAGAATTAAACATGGACTCTGCTGATGATTGCTCAAATGGCTTTGAGAAGAATCATCGGGCTGAAGACTCTATTCTCGAATATATAAATGGTGGAACCTCTCATGTTCAAAGTTGGCATTTCACGGATGGTGAATTAAGCAATGGCGCCGAAGGTTCTGTCACTTCCAGTGATTGTATGTCGGAGGCTGTTGCAAATGAAGGAAACTCTCTCTCCTGTCCCAAGGACAAAAATATAAGCCACTTTCAGTTGAAAGAACTTCAAGAAGGTAACAACAGGAAATTCAGCTCCCTGGATCTTGGAGCCAGTGATAACTTGCACTACAGAAGAACTTTATCTTTAGTCCTGAGAAGTTCAACCCAGTTGAGTGGAAACTCATGTTTCTGCAGTGGGAATCACAAATCCAATTTTTTTACCTGGAAGAAAGGAGCATTCAATGGTCATAAGCCACAATTACAACAAAATAtgttaaagaaaattttatttacaatCCCTTTGATGCACAGTGGAAGCTCTCTTAGGCCTCATATTGAAGATGGAGGGGAAGATTCCTTTAGGAAACTGAAAAGCAATGAAATATGCCAGGGACTCAAGTTAATGATTCATTCTGTTAGTGAG ATGAACAAAGCATCAATCGTCAATGACATGATTAAATACTTACAAGAGCTTGAGGCAAGAGTTGAAGAATTGGAATCTTGCATGGACTTGGCGGAGTATACAGCGGGACCCAGAAGAAACGATTTGGACATGGTAGAGCAGACATCAGATAACTATGAAAACAAGAATACTGACAATGAGAAGAAGCTTTGGACAAGCAAGAGGAAGGCCAGTGACATTTATGAAACTGTCACAGAGCTTGATGAAATGGTATCTGATCAGGATGTGCCCTCAAATGTGAAGGTCTCCATGCGAGAGAAAGAGGTTGAAGTTGAGATGAAATGTTCTTACAGGGAATATATATTGCTTGACATCATGGATGAAATCAATAATCTTCACTTGGATGTGCACTCAGTTCAGTCATCTACTATTGATGGCATTCTTACAGTGACCCTAAAGTCTAAG TTTCGAGGAGCAGCAGTTGCACCTGCAGGGATGATTAAACAAGCACTTTTGAAGATTGGCTGTAATTAA
- the LOC110615767 gene encoding transcription factor MYC1 isoform X2 yields MIFSRVLEWVDGYYNGDIKTRKTVQALELKHDEIGLQRSEQLRELYTSLLECETDQQAKRPSAALSPEDLSDAEWYYLLCMSFLFSPGQSLPGRALENRETIWLCNAQYADNKVFSRSLLAKSASIQTVVCFPHLGGVAELGVTELVAEDPSLIQHIKASLLEFSKPVCAAKSLSAPHSADDDKGPVCVQVDCETVYASEDLHHPADTQGNGQQELNMDSADDCSNGFEKNHRAEDSILEYINGGTSHVQSWHFTDGELSNGAEGSVTSSDCMSEAVANEGNSLSCPKDKNISHFQLKELQEGNNRKFSSLDLGASDNLHYRRTLSLVLRSSTQLSGNSCFCSGNHKSNFFTWKKGAFNGHKPQLQQNMLKKILFTIPLMHSGSSLRPHIEDGGEDSFRKLKSNEICQGLKLMIHSVSEMNKASIVNDMIKYLQELEARVEELESCMDLAEYTAGPRRNDLDMVEQTSDNYENKNTDNEKKLWTSKRKASDIYETVTELDEMVSDQDVPSNVKVSMREKEVEVEMKCSYREYILLDIMDEINNLHLDVHSVQSSTIDGILTVTLKSKFRGAAVAPAGMIKQALLKIGCN; encoded by the exons ATGATATTCTCAAGGGTACTGGAGTGGGTGGATGGGTACTATAATGGAGACATCAAGACAAGGAAGACAGTACAAGCTCTGGAGCTGAAACATGACGAAATAGGATTACAGAGAAGTGAGCAGCTGAGAGAACTTTATACATCTCTTCTTGAATGTGAAACTGACCAGCAGGCTAAGAGGCCTTCTGCTGCGTTGTCTCCAGAGGATCTTTCTGATGCAGAGTGGTATTACTTGCTTTGCATGTCCTTCCTGTTCAGTCCTGGTCAAAG TTTGCCAGGAAGAGCATTAGAAAATAGAGAAACCATTTGGTTGTGCAATGCTCAGTATGCAGACAATAAAGTATTTTCTCGCTCTCTGCTTGCCAAG AGTGCATCTATTCAG ACTGTGGTATGCTTTCCCCACCTCGGTGGAGTAGCTGAGCTGGGTGTAACTGAACTG GTTGCTGAGGATCCTAGCCTCATTCAACACATCAAGGCTTCCTTATTAGAATTTTCGAAGCCTGTTTGCGCTGCAAAATCTTTGTCTGCTCCTCATAGTGCAGATGATGATAAAGGCCCAGTATGCGTTCAAGTTGACTGCGAGACAGTATATGCTTCAGAGGACCTGCATCACCCTGCAGATACGCAAGGAAATGGGCAACAAGAATTAAACATGGACTCTGCTGATGATTGCTCAAATGGCTTTGAGAAGAATCATCGGGCTGAAGACTCTATTCTCGAATATATAAATGGTGGAACCTCTCATGTTCAAAGTTGGCATTTCACGGATGGTGAATTAAGCAATGGCGCCGAAGGTTCTGTCACTTCCAGTGATTGTATGTCGGAGGCTGTTGCAAATGAAGGAAACTCTCTCTCCTGTCCCAAGGACAAAAATATAAGCCACTTTCAGTTGAAAGAACTTCAAGAAGGTAACAACAGGAAATTCAGCTCCCTGGATCTTGGAGCCAGTGATAACTTGCACTACAGAAGAACTTTATCTTTAGTCCTGAGAAGTTCAACCCAGTTGAGTGGAAACTCATGTTTCTGCAGTGGGAATCACAAATCCAATTTTTTTACCTGGAAGAAAGGAGCATTCAATGGTCATAAGCCACAATTACAACAAAATAtgttaaagaaaattttatttacaatCCCTTTGATGCACAGTGGAAGCTCTCTTAGGCCTCATATTGAAGATGGAGGGGAAGATTCCTTTAGGAAACTGAAAAGCAATGAAATATGCCAGGGACTCAAGTTAATGATTCATTCTGTTAGTGAG ATGAACAAAGCATCAATCGTCAATGACATGATTAAATACTTACAAGAGCTTGAGGCAAGAGTTGAAGAATTGGAATCTTGCATGGACTTGGCGGAGTATACAGCGGGACCCAGAAGAAACGATTTGGACATGGTAGAGCAGACATCAGATAACTATGAAAACAAGAATACTGACAATGAGAAGAAGCTTTGGACAAGCAAGAGGAAGGCCAGTGACATTTATGAAACTGTCACAGAGCTTGATGAAATGGTATCTGATCAGGATGTGCCCTCAAATGTGAAGGTCTCCATGCGAGAGAAAGAGGTTGAAGTTGAGATGAAATGTTCTTACAGGGAATATATATTGCTTGACATCATGGATGAAATCAATAATCTTCACTTGGATGTGCACTCAGTTCAGTCATCTACTATTGATGGCATTCTTACAGTGACCCTAAAGTCTAAG TTTCGAGGAGCAGCAGTTGCACCTGCAGGGATGATTAAACAAGCACTTTTGAAGATTGGCTGTAATTAA